A genomic window from Silene latifolia isolate original U9 population chromosome 11, ASM4854445v1, whole genome shotgun sequence includes:
- the LOC141610768 gene encoding uncharacterized protein LOC141610768, whose amino-acid sequence MSPARSPRRLTSDIRDRDRDRDRDQNRRRRLHDALPLETSRTSDAKPEVKDANDKSGRKAVELSETANPTGVPRSRSFSQRDDRGTAAQDGRRSERRLTSDHGKWKDSRDVERAARRTAGANLIEKEKPNARGGDSRNWRHDRFFEEKNADPPAKKRRQFREEKLPLESKPANDVTAVPSKDIQHPNSTTATERLEERYRTHRPLERNDSDRPFVKSRPLFNRERGERTDMPPRNRFNNGGEYDNRYRGRDNFGGRQGYQSGSGGRVEKWKHDLYDEANASPTKIEEDPVAKVEALLSL is encoded by the exons ATGTCTCCTGCAAGAAGTCCTAGAAGGTTAACCTCTGATATTCGAGATAGGGATAGAGATCGGGATCGGGATCAAAACCGTCGGAGAAGGCTTCATGATGCTTTGCCTCTTGAAACCTCACGAACTTCTGACGCCAAGCCAGAGGTCAAAGATGCCAATGATAAATCTGGAAGGAAAGCTGTAGAACTAAGTGAAACAGCCAATCCAACTGGAGTCCCTCGTTCTCGATCATTTTCTCAG CGTGACGACCGTGGCACTGCTGCCCAAGATGGCAGACGTTCTGAACGGAGATTGACTTCTG ACCATGGAAAGTGGAAAGATTCCAGAGATGTAGAACGAGCTGCACGTAGAACAGCTGGTGCTAATCTAATTGAAAAGGAGAAACCCAATGCCCGAGGTGGTGATAGTCGAAACTGGCGCCATGATAGGTTCTTTGAAGAAAAAAATGCAGACCCCCCTGCAAAGAAAAGGCGACAGTTTCGGGAGGAAAAACTTCCGCTAGAGTCTAAACCCGCAAATGATGTTACCGCTGTTCCTAGTAAGGATATACAACACCCAAACTCTACTACAGCCACTGAGAGACTTGAGGAAAGATATCGAACTCATCGCCCTTTAGAAAGAAACGACAGTGATCGCCCATTTGTGAAATCAAGGCCTCTTTTTAACCGGGAACGAGGAGAAAGGACTGATATGCCTCCGAGAAATCGATTCAACAATGGCGGCGAGTATGATAATAGATACCGTGGACGGGATAATTTTGGCGGAAGACAAGGGTATCAGTCCGGCAGTGGCGGCCGTGTAGAAAAGTGGAAGCATGACTTGTATGATGAAGCCAATGCAAGTCCTACTAAAATCGAGGAAGATCCTGTTGCCAAGGTTGAAGCTTTGCTCTCTCTGTAG
- the LOC141610761 gene encoding uncharacterized protein LOC141610761, whose product MATVEVASAQSALQEEKAQETNQMIKEESPKQAEDEKVENQEEETAVTAEEAKTEDIQEEETKNDEEAQVEEAKSALEELALEKKEESSKVVPEPEETELKELKKEEEVVEVEEPKEDETVKDDANVDAPAPAATTDDAQDAPVDDATDVATVVAVSADAPVDDAPAATTDDAQDA is encoded by the exons ATGGCCACTGTTGAG GTTGCATCAGCACAGAGTGCACTGCAAGAGGAGAAAGCACAGGAAACAAACCAGATGATTAAAGAGGAATCCCCAAAACAAGCAGAAGACGAGAAAGTCGAAAACCAAGAAGAGGAAACAGCAGTGACAGCTGAAGAAGCGAAAACGGAAGACATCCAAGAAGAAGAGACTAAGAATGATGAGGAAGCACAAGTGGAGGAGGCCAAGAGCGCGCTAGAAGAACTCGCATTGGAGAAAAAGGAAGAGTCCTCAAAGGTGGTTCCTGAGCCTGAAGAAACCGAACTCAAGGAACTGAAAAAAGAAGAGGAAGTAGTCGAGGTTGAGGAACCTAAAGAAGATGAAACCGTCAAGGACGATGCCAATGTTGATGCTCCTGCTCCTGCTGCAACAACTGATGATGCACAAGATGCACCTGTTGACGATGCTACTGATGTTGCTACTGTTGTTGCTGTTTCTGCTGATGCACCTGTTGATGATGCTCCTGCTGCAACAACTGATGATGCACAAGATGCCTGA
- the LOC141610769 gene encoding uncharacterized protein LOC141610769, with product MASLSISPPSNPTATTRDEVYVAAMPLRATKGPPQLLLKAAFALNVRPLQHFMLIIKPSSSVSSHPISQGVVFDFQPQDPEDIFVALAALSGRAIPGTILTRKISKLPNKRCWYIGLSNSDNAVEAAYKFNSSWSTDLRIGHHDCRHYTNGLAEVLIGEKNVLERLRTEYTS from the exons ATGGCAAGCCTTTCAATTAGTCCTCCTTCAAATCCAACAGCAACAACCAGAGATGAAGTATACGTAGCCGCGATGCCACTGAGAGCAACCAAGGGTCCTCCTCAACTCCTACTGAAAGCGGCCTTCGCTCTTAACGTTCGCCCTCTTCAACATTTCATGCTCATCATCAAACCCTCCTCTTCCGTATCTTCACACCCCATCTCTCAG GGAGTAGTGTTTGATTTTCAGCCACAGGATCCTGAAGATATATTTGTGGCTCTTGCTGCTTTATCTGGTAGAGCTATCCCAG gAACGATTTTGACAAGGAAAATCAGTAAGCTCCCAAATAAGAGATGCTGGTACATTGGATTATCAAATTCCGACAATGCAGTAGAAGCAGCGTATAAGTTCAACAGCAGTTGGTCGACTGATTTGCGCATTGGCCACCATGATTGCCGCCATTATACCAATG GTTTGGCTGAGGTCCTGATAGGCGAGAAAAATGTTCTGGAGCGGTTGAGGACAGAATACACCAGTTGA